A window of the Oryza brachyantha chromosome 5, ObraRS2, whole genome shotgun sequence genome harbors these coding sequences:
- the LOC102716038 gene encoding phosphatidate phosphatase PAH1 encodes MNVVGRVGSLISQGVYSVATPFHPFGGAVDIIAVEQPDGSYRSTPWYVRFGKFQGVLKGAEKVVTITVNGVDANFHMLLDNSGQAYFMRELVPGSENPGTSSEEEEASSGPEPPVRSKSDGDLYMGTKDRPGSPELNVERQEKQPLEEFDSYSYSRLEVEEDSEKQPDGGNSEMVLVSVDGHVLTAPISSTEENMEDVQLSDPQFHLGPGESSSGDFSRSGEVWEAGIVGDLYIQQEKVKFDSGNQQEALEDLCDVPIEKDKSHNVPVNEDGVLHASVSEDLASVLTNEDEPLVVPESGNNDDNYQPLINLDEAYDILENKDEGCQPPNQDEVRDDSKKNNDEGYQPLATEDEACDVPLLENDETCHVPLLENDEACKVPASVGKVCDVSYEDTEFEMASPSFGKYDTFKSCLDLSSQIDDGDSGTEPFSPEFDHQRDSELSLSNRSVVDIDLEEDICKTTHFDRNGPLQYLEEEMGVSADTSDDKTENEDSSAHRGKESDMSCVEGSNGKTKEMVSSENEADKLDGLYSSIGTSDKDKLGSIPENSAAEEELNKEEHPKLHKGLGFEISLCGHILRPGMGEASAEEVFQQHLVLEDDLKLSGSSIMRNANLVVKFDSKYFLWSKISHIVLGKAVFGPNFCTEHIDAILVEHQETPSSRDSLGLSPSSRRWRLWPIPFRISRSLQRSNSDSSEDIFLDTETVLSPMDEQAPENNINQSPRKQFVRTLIPTSEQVASLNLKEGQNIVTFSFSTRVLGKQQVEAHIYLWKWNAKIVISDVDGTITRSDVLGQVMPLVGRDWSQSGVARLFSAIKENGYQLLFLSARAIVQAYLTKNFLFNLKQDGKVLPNGPVVISPDGLFPSLYREVIRRAPHEFKIACLEDIKALFPSDYNPFYAGFGNRDTDELSYKKMGIPKGKIFIINPKGEVAINSSVDVKSYTSLHTLVHDMFPPTTLVEQEDYNSWNYWRMPLPDVDL; translated from the exons ATGAACGTGGTTGGGCGGGTGGGGTCGCTGATCTCGCAGGGCGTGTACTCCGTCGCGACGCCGTTCCACCCTTTCGGCGGCGCGGTCGACATAATCGCGGTCGAGCAGCCTGACGGCTCGTACCGCAGCACGCCCTGGTACGTGCGGTTCGGCAAGTTCCAGGGCGTTCTCAAGGGTGCGGAGAAGGTTGTCACCATCACCGTCAATGGCGTGGACGCGAACTTCCACATGCTGCTTGACAACTCTGGCCAAGCCTACTTCATGCGGGAGCTTGTGCCTGGCAGCGAAAATCCTGGAACTAGttcagaggaagaagaagctagCAGTGGACCTGAACCTCCGGTGAGGAGTAAGAGCGACGGGGATCTGTACATGGGGACGAAAGACAGGCCGGGTAGTCCGGAGTTGAATGTAGAGCGTCAGGAGAAGCAACCTTTAGAGGAGTTTGATTCATACAGTTATAGCAGGTTGGAGGTAGAGGAAGATTCAGAAAAGCAACCTGATGGGGGCAATTCAGAGATGGTTTTGGTTAGTGTGGATGGGCATGTTCTCACCGCCCCCATCTCTTCAACGGAGGAGAATATGGAGGATGTGCAGCTAAGTGACCCTCAGTTTCATTTGGGACCTGGGGAGAGTTCAAGTGGTGACTTCAGCCGCAGTGGCGAGGTGTGGGAAGCTGGCATTGTGGGTGATTTATACATACAACAGGAAAAGGTTAAGTTTGATTCTGGAAATCAACAAGAGGCTTTGGAGGATCTTTGTGATGTACCAATTGAGAAGGATAAGTCACATAATGTCCCAGTTAATGAAGATGGAGTGCTCCATGCCTCAGTTAGTGAAGATCTGGCTAGTGTGTTGACCAATGAAGACGAGCCTCTAGTTGTCCCAGAATCGGGGAATAATGATGACAATTATCAACCCTTGATCAATCTAGATGAGGCTTATGACATCTTAGAGAACAAAGATGAGGGTTGTCAACCTCCTAACCAAGATGAGGTTCGCGATGACTCTAAGAAGAACAATGATGAGGGGTATCAGCCCTTGGCCACTGAAGATGAGGCTTGCGATGTTCCACTGCTTGAGAATGATGAGACTTGCCATGTTCCACTGCTCGAGAATGACGAGGCTTGCAAGGTGCCAGCTAGTGTAGGCAAGGTTTGTGATGTCAGCTATGAGGACACTGAGTTTGAAATGGCCAGTCCTAGTTTTGGCAAATATGATACATTTAAAAGTTGCTTAGACCTGTCATCACAGATAGATGACGGAGATTCGGGAACTGAACCATTTTCTCCTGAATTTGATCATCAAAGGGATTCTGAACTTAGTCTGAGTAATCGTTCTGTTGTTGACATCGATCTGGAGGAAGATATATGTAAAACTACCCACTTTGATCGAAATGGTCCGTTACAGTATCTAGAGGAGGAAATGGGTGTATCAGCCGATACTTCAGATGATAAAACAGAAAACGAGGACAGTTCTGCCCACCGTGGCAAGGAATCTGACATGTCCTGTGTAGAAGGTTCTAATGGCAAGACCAAGGAGATGGTGTCTTCTGAAAATGAAGCTGATAAGCTTGATGGTTTATATTCATCCATCGGAACCAGTGACAAAGACAAATTAGGTAGCATTCCAGAGAATTCAGCAGCTGAAGAGGAACTAAATAAAGAAGAGCATCCCAAATTACACAAGGGCTTGG GGTTCGAAATTTCTCTTTGTGGGCACATACTACGGCCAGGAATGGGTGAAGCATCAGCTGAAGAAGTTTTCCAACAACATCTTGTTCTTGAGGATGATCTCAAGTTATCGGGATCATCAATTATGAGAAATGCAAACCTTGTTGTCAAATTTGATAGTAAATATTTCCTATGGAGTAAAATTTCTCATATTGTTCTTGGGAAGGCTGTGTTTGGTCCGAACTTCTGCACAGAACATATTGATGCTATTCTGGTTGAACACCAAGAAACACCTAGTTCAAGAGACTCTCTTGGGCTGTCTCCCTCAAGCAGGAGATGGAGGCTTTGGCCCATTCCATTTAGGATATCAAGATCCCTTCAGCGCAGTAATAGTGATTCATCCGAGGACATCTTTCTTGATACAGAGACTGTCTTGAGTCCAATGGATGAGCAAGCTCCAGAGAACAATATAAACCAGTCACCAAGAAAACAATTTGTCCGAACTTTAATTCCCACCAGTGAACAGGTGGCATCATTAAATCTGAAGGAGGGCCAAAACATTGTAACTTTTAGCTTCTCCACCAGAGTTCTTGGGAAACAACAG GTTGAGGCTCACATTTACTTGTGGAAATGGAATGCTAAAATTGTCATATCTGATGTGGATGGAACGATCACAAG GTCTGATGTGCTGGGCCAGGTCATGCCTTTAGTTGGACGAGATTGGAGTCAGTCTGGTGTTGCTCGTCTTTTTTCTGCAATAAAG GAAAACGGTTATCAACTATTATTCCTCAGTGCTAGAGCTATTGTTCAGGCATATCTGACCAAAAACTTTCTATTCAATCTAAAACAG GATGGAAAGGTATTGCCTAATGGACCTGTTGTGATTTCACCTGATGGTTTATTTCCGTCACTATACCGGGAAG TTATACGAAGAGCACCACATGAGTTTAAGATTGCATGTCTGGAG GACATTAAAGCACTTTTCCCTTCTGATTACAATCCATTTTATGCTGGATTTGGCAACCGAGATACAGATGAGCTTAGTTATAAAAAGATGGGAATTCCAAAAGGGAAAATCTTTATCATCAACCCGAAG GGAGAAGTAGCCATAAACAGTTCTGTCGACGTGAAGTCCTATACCTCCTTACATACGCTTGTCCATGATATGTTCCCTCCAACCACTCTTGTTGAGCAG GAAGACTACAATTCCTGGAATTACTGGAGGATGCCATTGCCAGATGTTGATCTGTAG